The proteins below are encoded in one region of Gambusia affinis linkage group LG07, SWU_Gaff_1.0, whole genome shotgun sequence:
- the myog gene encoding myogenin isoform X1 codes for MELFETNPYFFPDQRFYEGGDSYFPSRLPGTYDQAGYQDRNSMMGLCGSLAGGAGVGVASTEDKASPSSLSPHSETHCPGQCLPWACKLCKRKTVTMDRRRAATLREKRRLKKVNEAFDALKRSTLMNPNQRLPKVEILRSAIQYIERLQALVSSLNQQDTETGQQGLHYRPTLTQPRVSSSSEPSSGSTCCSSPEWSSTPEQCPPSYSGEDLLSAAESPEQGNMQALTSIVDSISASDGAVAFPVDIPK; via the exons ATGGAGCTATTTGAGACCAACCCATACTTCTTTCCTGATCAGCGATTTTATGAAGGAGGGGACAGCTACTTCCCCTCTCGCCTACCTGGGACATACGACCAAGCTGGTTACCAGGACAGAAACTCCATGATGGGCTTGTGTGGGAGTCTAGCAGGAGGTGCCGGTGTCGGAGTCGCAAGTACTGAGGATAAAGCATCTCCCTCCAGCCTGTCACCTCATTCTGAGACCCACTGCCCTGGTCAGTGCCTACCCTGGGCCTGTAAGCTGTGCAAAAGAAAGACTGTGACCATGGATCGCCGGAGAGCAGCAACGCTGAGGGAGAAGAGACGCCTGAAGAAGGTGAACGAGGCCTTCGATGCTCTGAAGAGGAGCACCTTGATGAACCCCAACCAGAGGCTGCCCAAAGTGGAGATCTTGCGGAGCGCCATACAGTACATCGAACGGCTACAAGCGCTGGTGTCCTCTCTCAACCAGCAGGACACTGAGACAGGACAGCAGGGACTGCACTATCGACCCACCCTGACCCAGCCCAGA GTGTCGTCGTCCAGCGAGCCCAGTTCGGGGAgcacctgctgcagcagcccCGAGTGGAGCAGCACTCCGGAGCAGTGTCCGCCAAGCTACAGCGGTGAGG ATCTCCTGAGTGCTGCAGAATCTCCTGAGCAGGGGAACATGCAGGCCCTGACTTCCATTGTGGACAGCATCTCTGCTTCAGACGGAGCTGTGGCCTTTCCTGTAGACATTCCCAAATAG
- the myog gene encoding myogenin isoform X2 translates to MELFETNPYFFPDQRFYEGGDSYFPSRLPGTYDQAGYQDRNSMMGLCGSLAGGAGVGVASTEDKASPSSLSPHSETHCPGQCLPWACKLCKRKTVTMDRRRAATLREKRRLKKVNEAFDALKRSTLMNPNQRLPKVEILRSAIQYIERLQALVSSLNQQDTETGQQGLHYRPTLTQPRVSSSSEPSSGSTCCSSPEWSSTPEQCPPSYSDLLSAAESPEQGNMQALTSIVDSISASDGAVAFPVDIPK, encoded by the exons ATGGAGCTATTTGAGACCAACCCATACTTCTTTCCTGATCAGCGATTTTATGAAGGAGGGGACAGCTACTTCCCCTCTCGCCTACCTGGGACATACGACCAAGCTGGTTACCAGGACAGAAACTCCATGATGGGCTTGTGTGGGAGTCTAGCAGGAGGTGCCGGTGTCGGAGTCGCAAGTACTGAGGATAAAGCATCTCCCTCCAGCCTGTCACCTCATTCTGAGACCCACTGCCCTGGTCAGTGCCTACCCTGGGCCTGTAAGCTGTGCAAAAGAAAGACTGTGACCATGGATCGCCGGAGAGCAGCAACGCTGAGGGAGAAGAGACGCCTGAAGAAGGTGAACGAGGCCTTCGATGCTCTGAAGAGGAGCACCTTGATGAACCCCAACCAGAGGCTGCCCAAAGTGGAGATCTTGCGGAGCGCCATACAGTACATCGAACGGCTACAAGCGCTGGTGTCCTCTCTCAACCAGCAGGACACTGAGACAGGACAGCAGGGACTGCACTATCGACCCACCCTGACCCAGCCCAGA GTGTCGTCGTCCAGCGAGCCCAGTTCGGGGAgcacctgctgcagcagcccCGAGTGGAGCAGCACTCCGGAGCAGTGTCCGCCAAGCTACAGCG ATCTCCTGAGTGCTGCAGAATCTCCTGAGCAGGGGAACATGCAGGCCCTGACTTCCATTGTGGACAGCATCTCTGCTTCAGACGGAGCTGTGGCCTTTCCTGTAGACATTCCCAAATAG